From one Catenuloplanes nepalensis genomic stretch:
- a CDS encoding STAS domain-containing protein, whose protein sequence is MELQLATRTVAGHTVLEVGGEVDVYTAPRLRERLVELIDGGVRGVIVDLGGVEFLDSTGLGVLVGALKRLRPVGGTFGLVCAKEPLLKIFRITALDQVFPIYPSVDAAVQAAGGTGADSGPTA, encoded by the coding sequence ATGGAGCTGCAGCTGGCGACCCGCACCGTCGCCGGGCACACGGTCCTGGAGGTCGGTGGCGAGGTCGACGTCTACACGGCACCCCGGCTGCGCGAGCGGCTGGTCGAGCTGATCGACGGCGGTGTGCGCGGCGTGATCGTGGACCTGGGCGGCGTCGAGTTCCTCGACTCGACCGGGCTCGGTGTGCTGGTCGGCGCGCTCAAGCGGCTGCGTCCGGTCGGCGGCACGTTCGGCCTCGTCTGCGCGAAGGAACCGCTTCTCAAGATCTTCCGGATCACCGCGCTGGATCAGGTCTTCCCGATCTACCCGTCGGTCGACGCGGCCGTGCAGGCCGCGGGCGGGACGGGTGCGGACTCCGGTCCGACCGCGTGA